From one Asterias amurensis chromosome 14, ASM3211899v1 genomic stretch:
- the LOC139947384 gene encoding perlucin-like protein, translating to MPISVNMYCVFFTFVCTALLDSCCFGVVASRYEQCYTFMYENRSCPEHWHYWGISCYKITEMRFTWADARDECRNLGGVLGVPSSDPEHEFIAQLIPTGGTVWLDCNDIYVEGNWKCREGNVEVAYRNWYFTEPNNKGDEDCAALNNGYGNESQWHDVSCSREERALCKMADRPLLHV from the coding sequence ATGCCAATTAGTGTCAatatgtattgtgtgttcttTACATTTGTGTGCACTGCCTTGCTAGATAGCTGCTGCTTTGGCGTGGTAGCCTCTCGATACGAGCAATGTTATACATTTATGTATGAGAACCGATCCTGTCCAGAGCATTGGCATTACTGGGGAATCTCATGCTACAAGATCACTGAGATGAGATTTACCTGGGCAGATGCTAGAGACGAGTGTAGAAACCTGGGTGGTGTTCTTGGTGTACCGAGCTCTGATCCAGAACACGAGTTTATAGCGCAATTGATTCCAACTGGTGGAACAGTATGGCTCGACTGTAACGATATATACGTGGAGGGGAACTGGAAGTGCAGAGAGGGTAACGTAGAGGTCGCTTACAGAAACTGGTACTTTACTGAACCGAATAATAAGGGAGATGAAGATTGTGCAGCTTTGAATAACGGGTATGGAAATGAGAGCCAATGGCATGATGTGAGTTGCAGCAGAGAAGAAAGAgctctttgcaaaatggctGACAGACCACTCCTTCACGTGTGA
- the LOC139947385 gene encoding uncharacterized protein, translating to MATFDSCCFGVVAARDQQCDTFIYENSSCPESWHYWGNSCYNISETTFTWADAKDECRNLGGVLGVPSSDPEHEFIAQLIPTGGTVWLDCTDIDVGGTGSAERDEFGLTDLEVEGTLNCRESNVEVAHRNWARTSKYGR from the exons ATGGCGACTTTCG ATAGCTGCTGCTTTGGCGTGGTAGCCGCTCGAGACCAGCAATGCGATACATTTATTTATGAGAACTCGTCGTGTCCCGAGTCTTGGCATTACTGGGGAAACTCATGCTACAACATCTCTGAGACGACATTTACATGGGCAGATGCTAAAGACGAGTGTAGAAACCTGGGTGGTGTTCTTGGTGTACCGAGCTCTGATCCAGAACACGAGTTTATAGCGCAATTGATTCCAACTGGTGGAACAGTATGGCTCGACTGTACCGATATAGACGTGGGGGGAACTGGAAGTGCAGAGAGG GATGAGTTTGGTTTGACTGATTTAGAGGTGGAAGGGACACTGAATTGCAGAGAGAGCAACGTGGAGGTCGCTCACAGAAACTGGGCTAGGACATCCAAATATGGAAGATAG
- the LOC139947387 gene encoding perlucin-like protein, translated as MYDDSSCPESWHYWGTSCYRITEATFTWADAKDECRKLGGVLGVPSSDQENDFTVQLIPLGGAVWIDCNDLDVEGKWKCREGNVEVAYRNWCSGEPNNEDDEECAVLANGWRSERKWHDVKCSRAERALCKIAGRPVLHV; from the coding sequence ATGTATGACGACTCATCCTGTCCAGAGTCTTGGCATTACTGGGGAACCTCATGCTACAGGATCACTGAGGCGACATTTACCTGGGCAGATGCTAAAGACGAGTGTAGAAAGCTGGGTGGTGTTCTGGGCGTACCAAGCTCTGATCAAGAAAACGACTTTACCGTGCAGTTAATTCCACTTGGTGGGGCAGTTTGGATCGATTGCAATGATCTAGACGTGGAGGGGAAATGGAAGTGCAGAGAGGGTAACGTGGAAGTCGCTTACAGAAACTGGTGTTCTGGAGAACCGAATAACGAGGATGACGAAGAATGTGCAGTCCTTGCTAACGGTTGGAGAAGTGAGCGTAAATGGCATGATGTGAAATGCAGCAGAGCTGAGAGAGCTCTTTGCAAAATAGCTGGCAGACCAGTCCTCCACGTTTGA
- the LOC139947388 gene encoding perlucin-like protein, translated as MYTVFFILVLAALIDSCCLVVNASQDHQCSTFMYENPSCPESWHYWGNSCYRITETTFTWSEANDECRQLGGVLALPSSDQENNFIANTFQHVEHCWIDCNDLDVEGSWKCREGNVDITYRNWYSGEPNNSGDEDCAVLSRIGGNKREWHDVKCSRAERALCKIAGRPLLHV; from the coding sequence ATGTACACTGTGTTCTTCATATTAGTGTTAGCTGCCTTGATAGATAGCTGTTGTTTAGTAGTGAATGCATCTCAAGATCATCAATGTTCAACATTTATGTATGAGAACCCATCGTGTCCGGAGTCTTGGCATTACTGGGGAAACTCATGCTACAGGATCACTGAGACGACATTTACCTGGTCAGAAGCAAACGACGAGTGTAGACAGCTGGGCGGTGTACTTGCTCTACCAAGCTCAGAtcaagaaaacaattttatcGCGAATACATTTCAACATGTTGAGCATTGTTGGATCGACTGTAATGATCTAGACGTGGAGGGGTCATGGAAATGTAGAGAGGGTAACGTAGATATCACTTACAGAAACTGGTATTCTGGAGAGCCAAATAACAGCGGGGATGAAGACTGTGCAGTTCTGTCTAGGATTGGGGGAAATAAGCGTGAATGGCATGATGTGAAATGCAGCAGAGCTGAGAGAGCTCTTTGCAAAATAGCTGGCAGACCACTTCTTCACGTGTGA